The genomic interval GGCGCGGATGCTGCGCAGCGTGGACCTCTACGTGGCGCCCAACACGGGCGGCGAGAGCTTCGGCATCATCCTGGTCGAGGCGATGTCGGCGGGCGCGCCGGTGCTGGCCTCCGACCTGGACGCCTTCGCCCAGGTCCTCGACCGGGGCGCGGCCGGCGAGCTGTTCGCCAACGAGGACGCGGACGCGCTCGCCGACGCGGCGGTGCGCCTCCTGGGCGACCCCGGGCGCCGCGCGGAACTCCGCGCGCGGGGCAGCGCCCATGTGCGCCGCTTCGACTGGTCGACGGTCGGCGCGGACATCCTCTCCGTCTACGAGACGGTCACCGCGGGCGCGGCAGCGGTCGCCACGGACGACCGGGCGACGGGTCTGAGGGCCCGGCTGGGGCTGGCGCGGGACTGAGACCCCGGGGCGTCACGTCCCCTGTCCTGAGCCCGCGTGCGCCGAACCCGGCGTCCGGGGTGCGGCCCCAGGGACCGCGCCCCGCCGCGCCGGTACTAGCCTTGCCGCCCGTGACCGCAACCCTGATCTGGATCCTCGTCGTCCTCGTCGCCGTCGGGCTGTACCTGAGCTGGACGGCCGGGCGGCTGGACCGGCTGCACGCCCGGATCGACGCCGCCCGTGCCGCGCTCGACGCGCAACTGCTGCGCCGCGCCTCGGTGGCGCAGGAGCTGGCCACCTCCGGGGTGCTCGACCCCGCCGCCTCGATCGTGCTGTACGAGGCCGCGCACGCCGCGCGGCAGGCGGTGGAGGAGCAGCGGGAGGTCGCCGAGAGCGAGCTCAGCCAGGCGCTGCGGGCGGTGTTCGCCGACCCGCAGCAGGTGGACGCGGTCCGGGAGGCGCCCGGGGGAGAGGAGGCCGCGCGGGAACTCGCCGAGGCCGTGCGCAGGGTGCCGATGGCCCGCCGCTTCCACAACGACGCCGTGCGCGCCGCCCGCGCCCTGCGGCTGCACCGCAAGGTGCGCTGGTTCCGGCTGGCCGGCCACGCCCCGTTCCCGATGGCCTTCGAGATGGACGACGAGCCGCCGGCGGCGCTGATCGAGCGGGCCGCCTGACGGCGCTTCCCGGCCGTCAGGAGCCGGCCCCTCGGCCGAGAACGAGCCACCGGCTCCTCATTGGCCCTTGATGTGGCCTGCTCCGGTCACGTTTCCTCAGTGCTGCAGAATCCCCCTCATCTCAGCGAGGTCATTCGTGTCCAGCACGCTCTCCGAAAACCAGGGTCCCGGGACCGGCACCGCGCGCGTGAAGCGCGGCATGGCCGAGCAGCTCAAGGGCGGCGTGATCATGGACGTCGTCACGCCGGAGCAGGCGAAGATCGCCGAGGACGCGGGCGCCGTCGCCGTCATGGCGCTGGAGCGCGTCCCCGCCGACATCCGCAAGGACGGCGGCGTGGCCCGCATGTCCGACCCGGACATGATCGAGGGCATCATCGACGCCGTGTCCATCCCGGTGATGGCCAAGTCCCGCATCGGCCACTTCGTCGAGGCCCAGGTGCTCCAGTCGCTCGGCGTCGACTACATCGACGAGTCCGAGGTCCTCACCCCGGCCGACGAGGTCAACCACTCCGACAAGTGGGCCTTCACCACCCCCTTCGTCTGCGGCGCCACCAACCTGGGCGAGGCCCTGCGCCGCATCGCCGAGGGCGCCGCGATGATCCGCTCCAAGGGCGAGGCCGGCACCGGCAACGTCGTCGAGGCCGTCCGCCACCTGCGCCGGATCAAGGGCGACATCGCCCGCCTGCGCGGCCTGGACAACCACGAGCTGTACGCCGCCGCCAAGGAGCTGCGCGCCCCCTACGAGCTGGTCAAGGAGGTCGCCGAGCTGGGCAAGCTGCCGGTGGTGCTGTTCTCCGCCGGCGGTGTGGCCACCCCGGCCGACGCCGCGCTGATGCGCCAGCTCGGCGCCGAGGGCGTCTTCGTCGGCTCCGGCATCTTCAAGTCCGGCGACCCCGCCAAGCGCGCCGCGGCCATCGTCAAGGCGACCACCTTCTACGACGACCCGAAGATCATCGCGGACGCCTCCCGCAACCTCGGCGAGGCCATGGTCGGCATCGACTGCGACACCCTGCCCGAGACCGAGCGCTACGCCAACCGGGGCTGGTGATGACCGCTCCCGTGATCGGAGTGCTCGCACTCCAGGGCGACGTACGGGAGCATCTGGTGGCCCTGGCCGCGGTCGACGCCGTGGCCGGGCCGGTCCGGCGCCCGGAGGAGCTCGCCGAGGTCGACGGCCTGGTGATCCCGGGCGGGGAGTCCACCACGATCTCCAAACTGGCCGTGCTCTTCGGCCTGATGGAGCCCCTGCGCGCCCGCGTGCGCGCCGGTATGCCCGTCTACGGCACCTGCGCCGGCATGATCATGCTCGCCGACAAGATCCTCGACCCGCGTTCCGGGCAGGAGACCGTCGGCGGCATCGACATGATCGTGCGCCGCAACGCCTTCGGCCGGCAGAACGAGTCGTTCGAGGCCGCCGTCGAGGTCGAGGGAATCGCCGGGGACCCCGTGCAGGGCGTCTTCATCCGGGCGCCCTGGGTGGAGTCCGTCGGCGCGTCCGCCGAGGTGCTCGCCGAGCACGACGGCCACATCGTCGCGGTCCGCCAGGGCAGGGCGCTCGCGACCGCTTTCCACCCGGAACTGACCGGGGACCACCGGGTGCACCGCCTCTTCGCCGACATGGTGCGGGCGAACCGGAGGGACGAATCCTTGTAGGATTCCTGCGTTCGTTGCAGCGATGGGTTACGCGAAGGAGACAGGCAGATGTCCGGCCACTCTAAATGGGCCACGACGAAGCACAAGAAGGCCGTGATCGACGCCAAGCGCGGCAAGCTCTTCGCGAAGCTCATCAAGAACATCGAGGTCGCGGCCCGGATGGGCGGCGCCGACCCCGACGGAAACCCGACGCTGTACGACGCCATCCAGAAGGCGAAGAAGCAGTCGGTCCCCAACAAGAACATCGACTCCGCGGTCAAGCGCGGCGCGGGCCTGGAGGCCGGCGGCGCCGACTACGAGACGATCATGTACGAGGGCTACGGCCCCAACGGCGTCGCGGTGCTCATCGAGTGCCTCACCGACAACCGCAACCGCGCCGCCTCCGACGTCCGGGTCGCGATGACCCGCAACGGCGGCTCCATGGCCGACCCGGGCTCGGTGTCGTACCTGTTCCACCGCAAGGGCGTGGTGATCGTCCCCAAGGGCGAGCTGACCGAGGACGACGTCCTCGCCGCCGTGCTCGACGCGGGCGCCGAGGAGGTCAACGACCTCGGTGAGAACTTCGAGGTGATCAGCGAGCCGACCGACCTGGTCGCGGTCCGTACCGCGCTCCAGGACGCCGGCATCGACTACGAGTCGGCCGACGCCAACTTCGTCCCGACCATGCAGGTCCAGCTGGACGAGGAGGGCGCGAAGAAGATCTTCAAGCTCATCGACGCGCTGGAGGACAGCGACGACGTGCAGAACGTCTTCGCCAACTTCGACGTCAGCGACGAGATCATGGAGAAGGTCGACGCGTGACGCGTCCGCGGGGCGGCGGGCCGACGGGACACACCCCGTCGGCCCGCCGCTCTGTCGGTGGCACCCGATAGCCTGCACAAACAGGTGATCGAGCAAGGGGGCGACGCATGCGCGTACTGGGGGTCGACCCGGGACTGACCCGGTGCGGTGTCGGCGTCGTCGAGGGGGTGGCGGGACGCCCGCTCACCATGCTCGGCGTGGGAGTCGTCCGCACGCCGACGGACGCCGACCTCGGCCACCGCCTGGTCGCCGTCGAAGAGGGCCTGGAGCAGTGGCTCGACGAGCACCGCCCGGAGTTCGTCGCCGTGGAGCGCGTCTTCAGCCAGCACAACGTGCGCACGGTGATGGGCACCGCCCAGGCCAGCGCCGTCGCCATCCTCTGCGCCTCCCGGCGCGGCATCCCCGTCGCCCTGCACACGCCCAGCGAGGTCAAGGCCGCCGTCACCGGCTCCGGCCGCGCCGACAAGGCCCAGGTCGGCGCCATGGTGACCCGTCTGCTGCGGCTCGACGCGCCGCCCAGGCCGGCCGACGCCGCCGACGCCCTCGCGCTCGCCATCTGCCACATCTGGCGCGCCCCCGCCCAGAACCGGCTCCAGCAGGCCGTCGCCGCTCACGCGGCGCGCGCCCCGCAGACCACCCCCCGGGCCCCCGCGGCCCGCCACGCATCGAAAGGCCGTACGGCATGATCGCCTTCGTCAGCGGCACGGTCGCCGCCCTCACCCCCGACACCGCGGTGGTCGAGGTCGGCGGCGTCGGCATGGCCGTCCGGTGCACGCCGGACACGCTGTCCACGCTGCGCGTCGGACAGCTCGCGAAGCTCGCCACCTCCCTCGTCGTCCGCGAGGACTCCCTGACCCTGTACGGCTTCGCCGACGAGGACGGACGCCAGGTCTTCGAGCTGCTCCAGACCGCCAGCGGCGTCGGCCCCCGGCTGGCCCAGGCCATGCTCGCCGTGCACAGCCCCGACGCCCTGCGCCGCGCCGTGGCCACCGGCGACGAGAAGGCGCTGACCGCCGTCCCCGGCATCGGCAAGAAGGGCGCCCAGAAGCTCCTCCTCGAACTGAAGGACCGGCTCGGCGAGCCCACCGGCGCCCCCGCCGTCGGCGCGCCCGTCACCGCCGGCTGGCGCGACCAGCTGCACGCCGCCCTCATCGGACTGGGGTACGCGACCCGTGAGGCCGACGAGGCCGTGGCCGCGGTGACCCCCCAGGCGGAGGCCGCCGGGGGCGGCGTACCGGTGGGGCAGCTGCTCAAGGCGGCCCTGCAGACGCTGAACCGCGCCCGATAGACCGCGACCGCCGCCCGAGGGCCCACGACCGCGCCCGAGTCCGTACGGAGAGCTGAGGCACACGCACATGAACTGGGACGACACGAACGACACCGCCGCCTCCGAGCGGCTGGTGGAATCGGTCGCCGACCGCGAGGACCAGGCCGTCGAGGCCGCGCTGCGCCCCAAGGACCTGGGCGAGTTCATCGGCCAGGAGAAGGTCCGCGAGCAGCTCGACCTGGTGCTGCGGGCCGCCCGCGCCCGCGGCGCCACCGCCGACCACGTGCTGCTCTCCGGCGCCCCCGGCCTCGGCAAGACCACCCTCTCCATGATCATCGCGGCGGAGATGGACGCCCCCATCCGCATCACCTCCGGCCCCGCCATCCAGCACGCCGGCGATCTCGCCGCGATCCTCTCCTCCCTCCAGGAGGGCGAGGTCCTCTTCCTCGACGAGATCCACCGCATGTCCCGGCCCGCCGAGGAGATGCTGTACATGGCGATGGAGGACTTCCGCGTCGACGTGATCGTCGGCAAGGGCCCCGGCGCCACGGCGATCCCGCTGGAGCTGCCGCCCTTCACCCTGGTCGGCGCCACCACCCGGGCCGGTCTGCTGCCGCCCCCGCTGCGCGACCGCTTCGGCTTCACCGCGCACATGGAGTTCTACGAGCCGGCCGAGCTGGAGCGGGTCGT from Streptomyces sp. DH-12 carries:
- the pdxS gene encoding pyridoxal 5'-phosphate synthase lyase subunit PdxS gives rise to the protein MSSTLSENQGPGTGTARVKRGMAEQLKGGVIMDVVTPEQAKIAEDAGAVAVMALERVPADIRKDGGVARMSDPDMIEGIIDAVSIPVMAKSRIGHFVEAQVLQSLGVDYIDESEVLTPADEVNHSDKWAFTTPFVCGATNLGEALRRIAEGAAMIRSKGEAGTGNVVEAVRHLRRIKGDIARLRGLDNHELYAAAKELRAPYELVKEVAELGKLPVVLFSAGGVATPADAALMRQLGAEGVFVGSGIFKSGDPAKRAAAIVKATTFYDDPKIIADASRNLGEAMVGIDCDTLPETERYANRGW
- the pdxT gene encoding pyridoxal 5'-phosphate synthase glutaminase subunit PdxT, with protein sequence MTAPVIGVLALQGDVREHLVALAAVDAVAGPVRRPEELAEVDGLVIPGGESTTISKLAVLFGLMEPLRARVRAGMPVYGTCAGMIMLADKILDPRSGQETVGGIDMIVRRNAFGRQNESFEAAVEVEGIAGDPVQGVFIRAPWVESVGASAEVLAEHDGHIVAVRQGRALATAFHPELTGDHRVHRLFADMVRANRRDESL
- a CDS encoding YebC/PmpR family DNA-binding transcriptional regulator: MSGHSKWATTKHKKAVIDAKRGKLFAKLIKNIEVAARMGGADPDGNPTLYDAIQKAKKQSVPNKNIDSAVKRGAGLEAGGADYETIMYEGYGPNGVAVLIECLTDNRNRAASDVRVAMTRNGGSMADPGSVSYLFHRKGVVIVPKGELTEDDVLAAVLDAGAEEVNDLGENFEVISEPTDLVAVRTALQDAGIDYESADANFVPTMQVQLDEEGAKKIFKLIDALEDSDDVQNVFANFDVSDEIMEKVDA
- the ruvC gene encoding crossover junction endodeoxyribonuclease RuvC gives rise to the protein MRVLGVDPGLTRCGVGVVEGVAGRPLTMLGVGVVRTPTDADLGHRLVAVEEGLEQWLDEHRPEFVAVERVFSQHNVRTVMGTAQASAVAILCASRRGIPVALHTPSEVKAAVTGSGRADKAQVGAMVTRLLRLDAPPRPADAADALALAICHIWRAPAQNRLQQAVAAHAARAPQTTPRAPAARHASKGRTA
- the ruvA gene encoding Holliday junction branch migration protein RuvA, translating into MIAFVSGTVAALTPDTAVVEVGGVGMAVRCTPDTLSTLRVGQLAKLATSLVVREDSLTLYGFADEDGRQVFELLQTASGVGPRLAQAMLAVHSPDALRRAVATGDEKALTAVPGIGKKGAQKLLLELKDRLGEPTGAPAVGAPVTAGWRDQLHAALIGLGYATREADEAVAAVTPQAEAAGGGVPVGQLLKAALQTLNRAR
- the ruvB gene encoding Holliday junction branch migration DNA helicase RuvB, which codes for MNWDDTNDTAASERLVESVADREDQAVEAALRPKDLGEFIGQEKVREQLDLVLRAARARGATADHVLLSGAPGLGKTTLSMIIAAEMDAPIRITSGPAIQHAGDLAAILSSLQEGEVLFLDEIHRMSRPAEEMLYMAMEDFRVDVIVGKGPGATAIPLELPPFTLVGATTRAGLLPPPLRDRFGFTAHMEFYEPAELERVVHRSASLLDVEIDTEGAAEIAGRSRGTPRIANRLLRRVRDYAQVKGDGRITQDVAAAALAVYEVDARGLDRLDRAVLEALLKLFGGGPVGLSTLAVAVGEERETVEEVAEPFLVREGLLARTPRGRVATPAAWSHLGLTPPRPQAAGNGQGDLFGA